The Fusobacterium perfoetens genome window below encodes:
- the tsaB gene encoding tRNA (adenosine(37)-N6)-threonylcarbamoyltransferase complex dimerization subunit type 1 TsaB: MLILAIDTSTNVGTVALYSSETGLVGEITINIKRTHSENIMIAIDNLLKLTEHTIKDVDKFAVSTGPGSFTGIRIGVAVAKGLAYSTGKPIAGINELDAIAYGISETDCEIIPIIDARKERGYFCRYAYENGKIIRKEEYAVGEIREYLENKKDKKIIFTGDGALKYKTLIEEIMGENAKFSIKSLSLPRGAVIGEIAENMEDNLYTMEPFYLSKAQAEREKERRS, from the coding sequence ATGTTAATTTTAGCGATTGATACATCAACAAATGTAGGAACTGTGGCACTGTATTCCAGTGAAACAGGTCTTGTTGGTGAGATAACAATAAATATAAAAAGAACTCATTCTGAAAATATAATGATTGCAATAGATAATCTTTTAAAACTTACAGAACATACAATAAAAGATGTGGATAAATTTGCTGTAAGTACAGGACCAGGTTCTTTTACAGGAATAAGAATAGGAGTTGCAGTAGCAAAAGGACTTGCTTATTCAACAGGAAAACCTATTGCAGGAATAAATGAACTTGATGCAATAGCTTATGGAATAAGTGAGACAGACTGTGAAATAATTCCTATTATAGATGCGAGAAAAGAAAGAGGATATTTCTGCAGATATGCTTACGAAAATGGAAAAATTATAAGAAAAGAAGAATATGCTGTAGGGGAAATAAGAGAGTATTTAGAAAATAAAAAAGATAAAAAGATAATTTTCACAGGGGACGGAGCATTAAAATATAAAACTCTTATAGAAGAAATTATGGGAGAAAATGCAAAATTTTCTATAAAATCTTTAAGTCTTCCAAGAGGAGCTGTAATAGGAGAAATTGCAGAAAATATGGAGGATAATCTTTATACAATGGAGCCTTTCTATCTTAGCAAAGCACAAGCTGAAAGAGAAAAAGAAAGAAGAAGTTAA
- the tsaE gene encoding tRNA (adenosine(37)-N6)-threonylcarbamoyltransferase complex ATPase subunit type 1 TsaE, which produces MKKVLKFEEINRLAEKLADYVKAGDIIALIGDLGTGKTTFTKKFAETLGVKENLKSPTFNYVLEYFSGRLPLYHFDVYRLGEAEEIYEVGYEDYLNGDGVMLIEWADIIKSELPKEYIEIILEYDGDDTRKVSIEYIGNKAKEKEMLEYVNFSD; this is translated from the coding sequence ATGAAAAAGGTATTAAAGTTTGAAGAAATAAATAGACTTGCAGAAAAACTTGCAGATTATGTAAAAGCAGGAGATATTATTGCTCTTATTGGAGATTTAGGAACAGGAAAAACAACTTTTACAAAAAAATTTGCTGAAACTTTAGGAGTAAAAGAAAATTTAAAAAGCCCAACTTTTAACTATGTGCTTGAATATTTTTCAGGAAGACTTCCTCTATATCATTTTGATGTGTATAGACTTGGAGAAGCTGAAGAAATATATGAAGTGGGATATGAAGACTATCTTAATGGAGATGGGGTAATGCTTATTGAATGGGCAGATATAATTAAATCAGAACTTCCTAAAGAATATATTGAAATTATTTTAGAATATGACGGAGATGATACAAGAAAGGTATCAATAGAATATATAGGAAATAAGGCAAAAGAAAAGGAGATGCTGGAATATGTTAATTTTAGCGATTGA
- the rfaE2 gene encoding D-glycero-beta-D-manno-heptose 1-phosphate adenylyltransferase, whose product MLVDREFGKKLVEELKKQNKTVVFTNGCFDILHVGHLRYLNEAKRQGDVLIIGVNSDQSVKRLKGETRPINNQYDRAEMLCGLKAVDYAVIFEEDTPESLIGELKPSIHVKGGDYTKDDLPETKVVESYGGEVRILTFIEGKSTTNIVKKIQG is encoded by the coding sequence GTGCTTGTAGACAGAGAATTTGGAAAAAAATTAGTTGAAGAATTAAAAAAACAAAATAAAACTGTAGTATTTACAAATGGTTGCTTTGATATTCTTCATGTGGGACATTTAAGATATCTTAATGAGGCAAAAAGACAGGGAGATGTTCTTATTATAGGTGTAAATTCAGATCAGTCAGTTAAAAGACTTAAAGGGGAAACAAGACCTATAAATAATCAGTATGACAGAGCTGAAATGCTTTGTGGACTAAAAGCTGTTGATTATGCAGTGATTTTTGAAGAAGATACTCCTGAAAGTTTAATAGGAGAATTAAAGCCTTCAATTCATGTTAAGGGAGGAGATTATACAAAAGACGATCTTCCAGAAACAAAAGTGGTTGAAAGCTATGGAGGAGAAGTGAGAATTCTTACTTTTATTGAAGGAAAATCAACTACCAACATAGTAAAGAAAATCCAAGGATAA
- a CDS encoding ROK family protein, which yields MILGSIEAGGTKFVCAVGDENGVIKERASFPTTTPEETMNTVINFFKNKNIEAVGIGCFGPICLDKKSKEYGSITTTPKLLWQNYNIVKKFKENFDIPIGFDTDVNAAALGEFTWGAAKDLNSCFYMTVGTGIGAGIIVEGNIIHGLLHPEAGHMMICHEERDLFEGCCPFHKNCLEGMASGPSIEKRWGKKAYELEPDHIAWDIEAHYLSVALMDAVLMISPEKIILGGGVMKQSHLFPLIRKKVLERLNGYIKVPEILENIDSYIVYPELGDNAGICGGLALALRELKKINK from the coding sequence ATGATATTAGGTTCTATTGAAGCAGGTGGAACAAAATTTGTATGTGCTGTGGGAGATGAAAATGGTGTTATAAAAGAGCGTGCTTCTTTTCCAACAACAACTCCAGAAGAAACAATGAACACAGTTATTAATTTTTTCAAAAATAAAAATATTGAAGCTGTTGGAATAGGATGCTTTGGACCTATCTGCCTTGATAAAAAAAGCAAGGAATATGGTTCTATCACTACAACACCAAAACTTTTATGGCAAAATTATAACATTGTAAAAAAATTCAAAGAAAATTTTGATATTCCTATAGGATTTGATACTGATGTAAATGCTGCTGCTCTTGGAGAATTTACTTGGGGAGCTGCTAAAGATTTAAACTCATGTTTTTATATGACTGTAGGCACAGGAATAGGAGCAGGAATTATTGTTGAAGGAAATATAATCCATGGTCTTCTTCATCCTGAAGCTGGGCATATGATGATATGCCATGAAGAAAGAGATCTTTTTGAAGGTTGCTGTCCTTTTCATAAAAATTGTCTGGAAGGTATGGCATCAGGTCCTTCCATTGAAAAAAGATGGGGTAAAAAAGCTTATGAACTTGAGCCTGATCATATTGCATGGGATATTGAAGCACATTATCTTTCTGTTGCTTTAATGGATGCTGTTCTTATGATTTCACCTGAAAAAATTATTCTTGGTGGAGGAGTTATGAAACAATCTCATCTGTTTCCTCTTATAAGAAAAAAAGTTTTAGAAAGACTTAATGGATATATAAAAGTTCCTGAAATTTTAGAAAATATTGACAGCTACATTGTATATCCTGAGCTGGGAGATAATGCAGGAATCTGTGGAGGACTTGCTCTTGCTCTTAGAGAATTAAAAAAAATTAATAAATAA
- a CDS encoding type I phosphomannose isomerase catalytic subunit produces MYPIKFKKCFIDKVWGGRAFETVLGMTLPENRSIGESWEVSSHKNGMSIVENGEFAGMTLEALKDKYGAEILGKDVFERFEGKFPILIKYLDVNDRLSVQVHPSDEYALKVEGEFGKSECWYIIDASEDAKLILGLKPGMTRETFLEKSKNKDFKNMFNEVSVKKGDFINITPGVVHASLEGSVLLCETQQNSDTTYRIYDFDRTVNGVPRPLHLEKAADVINFGEVPVVTKENSRQNIKLRNCVKQELVRCKYFNVDKLRINGIFHDEISENFKVYSILEGEGDIIYNDIKYPARKGDTYFIPANMNVLVDGNIEILKSFM; encoded by the coding sequence ATGTATCCTATTAAATTTAAAAAATGCTTTATTGATAAAGTATGGGGAGGAAGAGCTTTTGAAACTGTTCTTGGAATGACTCTTCCTGAAAATAGAAGTATTGGAGAATCTTGGGAAGTAAGTTCTCATAAAAATGGAATGTCCATTGTTGAAAATGGAGAATTTGCTGGAATGACTCTTGAAGCTCTTAAAGACAAATATGGTGCTGAAATACTTGGAAAAGATGTCTTTGAAAGATTTGAAGGAAAATTCCCTATTTTAATTAAATATCTTGATGTTAATGACAGACTTTCTGTTCAAGTTCATCCAAGTGATGAATATGCACTTAAAGTTGAAGGAGAATTTGGAAAAAGTGAATGTTGGTATATAATAGATGCCAGCGAAGATGCAAAACTTATTCTTGGACTAAAGCCTGGAATGACTAGAGAAACTTTTTTAGAAAAAAGTAAAAATAAAGATTTTAAAAATATGTTCAATGAAGTCAGTGTAAAAAAAGGAGATTTTATTAATATCACTCCTGGAGTTGTTCATGCCAGCCTTGAAGGAAGTGTTCTTCTTTGTGAAACACAGCAAAACTCAGATACAACATATAGAATTTATGATTTTGACAGAACTGTAAACGGTGTTCCAAGACCTCTTCATCTTGAAAAAGCTGCTGATGTAATAAATTTTGGAGAAGTTCCTGTTGTTACTAAAGAAAATTCAAGACAGAATATAAAACTTAGAAACTGTGTAAAACAAGAACTTGTAAGATGTAAATATTTTAATGTTGACAAATTAAGAATAAATGGTATCTTCCATGATGAAATAAGTGAAAACTTTAAAGTTTATTCTATTCTTGAAGGAGAAGGAGATATTATTTACAATGATATTAAATACCCTGCAAGAAAAGGAGATACTTATTTTATTCCTGCAAATATGAATGTCTTAGTTGATGGAAATATTGAAATTTTAAAATCATTTATGTAA
- a CDS encoding PTS fructose-like transporter subunit IIB: MKIIGVTACPSGVAHTYMAAEALKKAGEKLGVEVKIETQGGIGIENVLTPEDVKSADYVVLTKEVAIKNEERFEGKKVVRVAITDAVKKAEAIVNKLKAHYEANK, from the coding sequence ATGAAAATAATAGGAGTAACAGCTTGTCCTTCTGGTGTTGCACATACTTATATGGCAGCAGAAGCATTAAAAAAAGCAGGAGAAAAACTTGGAGTAGAAGTTAAAATTGAAACTCAAGGAGGAATTGGAATAGAAAATGTTCTTACTCCTGAAGATGTAAAATCAGCAGATTATGTAGTTCTTACTAAAGAAGTAGCTATTAAGAATGAAGAAAGATTTGAAGGTAAAAAAGTAGTAAGAGTTGCTATTACTGATGCAGTAAAAAAAGCAGAAGCTATTGTAAATAAATTAAAAGCACATTACGAAGCAAACAAATAG
- a CDS encoding PTS fructose transporter subunit EIIC, giving the protein MKQALAKFKKDLLFGTSHMIPFIVAGGVLLSLAVMLSGKGAVPETGLLKNISDMGIAGLTIFPMILGGYIAYSIADKPGLAPAMIGSWIAVSQYKTGFLGAIVVGFLAGYVVNMLKKIQLPDSLKSIKTIFIFPLVGTFIVCAVVMWIIGTPIALMMEALNSWLSSMQGASKALLGAILGGMTAFDMGGPINKVATLFAQTQVGTQPWLMGGVGIAICTPPIGMGLATLLAPKKYDKGEKEAGKAAIFMGLVGISEGAIPFAANDPLRVLPSIVAGGIVGNVIGFLMNVINHAPWGGWIVLPVVEGKTGYIIGTIAGALTTAIIVNILKKPVEEREAAASSADDDVDLEMDF; this is encoded by the coding sequence ATGAAACAAGCTTTAGCAAAATTTAAAAAAGATTTGTTATTTGGAACTAGCCACATGATACCATTTATAGTTGCAGGAGGTGTTCTTCTTTCACTTGCAGTTATGTTAAGCGGTAAAGGAGCTGTTCCTGAAACAGGGTTATTAAAAAATATATCAGATATGGGAATTGCAGGTCTTACAATTTTCCCTATGATTTTAGGAGGATACATTGCTTATTCTATAGCTGACAAACCAGGTCTTGCACCAGCTATGATAGGTTCTTGGATTGCAGTAAGCCAATATAAAACAGGATTCTTAGGGGCAATAGTTGTTGGATTCTTAGCTGGATATGTTGTTAATATGTTAAAGAAAATTCAACTTCCAGATTCATTAAAATCAATCAAAACAATATTTATATTCCCACTTGTAGGAACATTTATTGTGTGTGCAGTTGTTATGTGGATAATTGGAACTCCTATAGCTTTAATGATGGAAGCTTTAAATAGTTGGCTTTCTTCTATGCAAGGAGCAAGTAAAGCTCTTCTTGGAGCAATTCTTGGAGGAATGACAGCATTTGATATGGGAGGACCAATCAATAAAGTTGCAACTCTTTTTGCTCAAACACAAGTTGGAACTCAACCATGGCTTATGGGAGGAGTTGGAATAGCAATTTGTACTCCACCAATCGGAATGGGACTTGCTACATTATTAGCACCTAAAAAATACGATAAAGGTGAAAAAGAAGCAGGTAAAGCTGCAATATTTATGGGACTTGTAGGAATTTCAGAAGGAGCAATTCCATTTGCTGCAAACGATCCTTTAAGAGTTCTTCCATCAATAGTTGCAGGAGGAATAGTAGGAAATGTTATAGGATTCCTTATGAATGTTATTAACCATGCTCCTTGGGGAGGTTGGATTGTACTTCCTGTAGTAGAAGGAAAAACAGGATATATTATTGGAACAATAGCAGGAGCTTTAACAACAGCAATTATTGTAAATATATTAAAGAAACCAGTTGAAGAAAGAGAAGCAGCAGCATCTTCTGCAGATGATGATGTAGACTTAGAAATGGATTTCTAA
- a CDS encoding fructose PTS transporter subunit IIA, with the protein MALTVENLIVLDAECTSKREVIEMMAKKITDEGIAENYEEYLDSLLKREEISATAVGYDVGLPHGKSTTVKRAAVAFARLKNPVLWSEEEDEYAKMVFMLAIPDGEKGTTHINILVDLSKKILDDDFRAGLEKVATAAEAAALIND; encoded by the coding sequence ATGGCATTAACAGTAGAAAATCTTATTGTTTTAGATGCAGAATGTACATCTAAGAGAGAAGTCATTGAAATGATGGCTAAAAAAATTACTGATGAAGGAATTGCAGAAAATTATGAAGAATATCTTGATTCTCTTTTAAAAAGAGAAGAAATTTCAGCAACAGCAGTTGGATATGATGTTGGGCTTCCACATGGAAAAAGTACAACAGTAAAAAGAGCAGCAGTTGCATTTGCAAGATTAAAAAATCCTGTATTATGGAGTGAAGAGGAAGATGAATATGCAAAAATGGTATTTATGCTTGCTATTCCAGATGGAGAAAAAGGAACTACACATATAAATATTCTTGTAGATTTATCTAAAAAAATACTTGATGATGATTTTAGAGCAGGACTTGAAAAAGTTGCAACAGCAGCAGAAGCAGCAGCTTTAATAAATGACTAG
- a CDS encoding BglG family transcription antiterminator yields the protein MPITVKLLDMVRNIKENGVTSLIENANIIGISERNLRYKIDDYNYYLKLLGLPEIEIRKRELIVKNSLEEIVKSVAGNMALYSFTKEEREKIIITDIFFNDENISMENFEDKLDISELTLKNDLKVLENYMKTFIISLDSKNLTYHAEERNIRRIILDILLKNYNIKYLEGGKIKIEKNYQYGFFICWDKMDEYFSQTNIENAMKILKRTLDEAKKSIGDENFKVLLFYILIAFKRYEKYPLKVVKNMDFLTKSEEYAIVERNFSGYGFEKSEILNMTEYFLGSHSFDLDDSFYVNWVQIEISMMKLIKEVAKSGYEELEKDMFLLENLINHIKPAIYRAKKGIRLPCEIYDEFKETYPLVLNLVSKAWNKIGIDIKISDDELAYIAMHFQLAMKRIKSRKLENILIVCGAGYSTSRFLSASIKEHFNVNIVNIIPYNELENYKNEDIDLVVTTIEGIKFRDVKVVKVSPILSTEDIIKLKKEKLSSSKNIKLSEIIEIAKKYSENLKEEEMAEELKKRFKHQILDDMKKDKGLRFLEMLSPSRISIVDKVSEWTEAIERSALSMIEEGFVGESYPKEIIELINNFGNYMVVQDGIFLGHSGNSKTIKKTGISLTFFKKPIEFPENEKVRIVITLSSKDKREHLNGLMEFLGVIRRKSLIKEFDKLDTSNKIFKKIEEFINEEGK from the coding sequence GTGCCAATAACAGTAAAGTTATTAGATATGGTCAGAAATATTAAAGAAAATGGAGTTACTTCATTAATAGAAAATGCAAATATAATAGGTATTAGTGAAAGAAACTTAAGATATAAAATTGATGATTATAATTATTACTTAAAACTGCTAGGACTACCTGAAATAGAAATAAGAAAAAGAGAACTTATTGTAAAAAACTCTCTTGAAGAAATTGTAAAAAGTGTTGCAGGAAATATGGCTCTTTATTCTTTTACAAAAGAAGAAAGAGAAAAAATCATTATTACAGATATATTTTTTAATGATGAAAATATATCAATGGAAAATTTTGAGGATAAACTTGACATAAGCGAACTGACATTAAAAAATGATTTGAAGGTTCTTGAAAATTATATGAAGACATTCATTATTTCCTTAGACAGTAAAAATCTTACATATCATGCTGAAGAGAGAAATATAAGAAGAATAATACTTGATATTCTTTTAAAAAATTACAATATAAAGTATCTTGAAGGCGGAAAAATAAAGATTGAAAAAAATTATCAATATGGTTTCTTTATATGTTGGGATAAAATGGACGAATATTTTTCTCAAACAAATATTGAAAATGCAATGAAAATTTTAAAAAGAACTCTTGATGAAGCCAAAAAAAGTATTGGAGATGAAAATTTTAAAGTTCTTCTGTTCTATATATTAATAGCATTTAAGAGATATGAAAAATATCCTTTAAAAGTTGTAAAAAATATGGATTTTTTAACAAAAAGTGAAGAATATGCAATAGTAGAAAGAAATTTTTCTGGATATGGATTTGAAAAAAGCGAAATTCTTAATATGACAGAATATTTTTTAGGAAGTCATAGTTTTGATTTAGACGATTCTTTTTATGTGAACTGGGTTCAAATAGAGATTTCTATGATGAAACTTATAAAAGAAGTGGCTAAAAGTGGATATGAAGAGCTAGAAAAAGATATGTTTCTGCTTGAAAATTTAATAAATCATATAAAGCCTGCAATATATAGAGCTAAAAAAGGAATAAGACTTCCGTGTGAGATTTATGATGAGTTTAAGGAAACTTATCCACTTGTTTTAAATCTAGTGTCAAAGGCATGGAATAAAATAGGGATAGATATAAAAATAAGTGATGATGAACTGGCTTATATAGCAATGCACTTTCAACTTGCAATGAAAAGAATAAAAAGCAGAAAGCTTGAAAATATTCTTATTGTTTGTGGTGCAGGATACAGTACATCAAGATTTTTATCAGCAAGTATAAAAGAACATTTTAATGTTAATATAGTAAATATTATTCCATATAATGAACTTGAAAATTATAAGAATGAAGATATTGATTTAGTTGTAACTACAATAGAAGGAATAAAATTCAGAGATGTAAAAGTTGTAAAAGTTTCTCCTATATTAAGTACAGAAGATATTATAAAACTTAAAAAAGAAAAACTTTCTTCTTCTAAAAATATAAAACTTTCAGAAATAATAGAAATTGCTAAAAAATATTCTGAAAATTTAAAAGAAGAAGAGATGGCTGAGGAATTGAAAAAAAGATTTAAGCATCAAATTTTAGATGATATGAAAAAGGATAAGGGGCTTAGATTTTTAGAAATGCTTTCACCTTCAAGAATTTCAATAGTTGATAAAGTTTCTGAGTGGACTGAAGCAATAGAAAGAAGTGCTCTTTCTATGATAGAAGAAGGATTTGTAGGAGAAAGTTATCCTAAAGAGATAATAGAGCTGATAAATAATTTTGGAAATTATATGGTTGTGCAGGATGGTATATTTTTAGGGCACAGTGGAAACAGCAAGACTATTAAAAAAACAGGAATAAGTCTTACATTTTTTAAAAAACCAATAGAATTTCCTGAAAATGAAAAAGTAAGAATAGTGATTACACTTTCAAGTAAAGATAAAAGAGAACATTTAAATGGACTTATGGAATTTCTTGGAGTAATAAGAAGAAAATCTCTGATAAAGGAATTTGATAAGCTTGACACATCAAATAAAATTTTTAAAAAAATAGAAGAGTTTATAAACGAGGAGGGTAAATAA
- a CDS encoding mechanosensitive ion channel family protein, with translation MTENVTEITQIAEVLQDKKMHAFLNTILDSIAKALPSIAMRLLWVIFLLAIMKPVVNMVIKTLRAILHKGKADPLLESFLVSLVKTVVYIGFFFMIISGIGVQATSLVAILGTAGIAVGLALQGSLANLAGGVLILFFRPFLKGEFITTGAGSGTVTAIHILYTTLTTPDNKRIIIPNGQLANGAVTNISREPERRVDMVISTSYDTPVEKAKAVLQRIAEGNDKVLHEKGYTIRLNAHSASSLDYNFRVWTKSENYWEVYYTMMETVVIEFAKEGIEIPYQKIDIYNK, from the coding sequence ATGACAGAAAATGTAACAGAAATAACACAGATAGCTGAAGTGTTGCAAGATAAAAAAATGCATGCATTTTTAAATACAATTTTAGACAGTATTGCTAAAGCTTTGCCAAGTATAGCAATGAGACTTTTATGGGTAATATTTTTACTTGCAATAATGAAGCCTGTAGTAAATATGGTAATAAAAACTTTAAGAGCGATTCTTCATAAAGGAAAAGCTGATCCACTTCTTGAATCATTCTTAGTTTCTCTTGTTAAAACAGTTGTTTATATAGGATTTTTCTTTATGATTATAAGTGGAATAGGAGTACAAGCAACATCTCTTGTGGCAATACTTGGTACAGCAGGTATCGCAGTAGGTCTTGCATTACAAGGAAGTTTAGCAAATCTTGCAGGAGGAGTTCTTATTCTGTTCTTTAGACCTTTCTTGAAAGGTGAATTTATTACAACTGGAGCAGGTTCAGGAACAGTAACAGCAATTCATATTCTTTATACTACTCTTACAACTCCTGATAATAAAAGAATTATAATTCCAAATGGACAGCTTGCTAATGGAGCTGTTACAAATATTTCAAGAGAGCCTGAAAGAAGAGTTGATATGGTAATATCAACATCTTATGACACTCCTGTTGAAAAAGCTAAAGCTGTTCTTCAAAGAATAGCAGAGGGAAATGATAAAGTACTTCATGAAAAAGGATATACAATAAGATTAAATGCTCATAGTGCAAGTTCTCTTGATTATAATTTCAGAGTATGGACTAAATCAGAAAACTACTGGGAAGTTTATTATACAATGATGGAAACAGTGGTTATAGAATTTGCTAAAGAAGGAATTGAAATTCCTTATCAGAAAATTGATATTTATAATAAATAA
- the minD gene encoding septum site-determining protein MinD, producing the protein MGKVLVVTSGKGGVGKTTTSANIGTGLALEGYKVLLIDTDIGLRNLDVVMGLENRIVYDLIDVIEGRCKIKQALIRDKRNKKLCLLPAAQTREKTDINEEQMKELIDAIKEDFDFIVIDCPAGIEQGFKNAIASVDEAIVVTTPEISAVRDADRIIGLLEANEIKNIKLIVNRLRIEMVKQGNMLSVQDIVDILAVEVLGVIPDDESIVISTNKGEPLVYRGKSLAAEAYKNIVQRILGKDAPFLELDTKKSFMLKLKNIFGN; encoded by the coding sequence ATGGGGAAAGTGTTAGTTGTAACATCAGGAAAAGGCGGAGTAGGAAAAACAACAACCAGTGCTAACATAGGAACAGGACTGGCTCTTGAAGGTTACAAAGTGCTTTTGATAGATACAGATATAGGTCTTAGAAATCTTGATGTGGTAATGGGACTTGAAAACAGAATAGTCTACGATCTTATAGATGTTATAGAAGGAAGATGTAAAATTAAGCAGGCACTTATAAGGGATAAAAGAAATAAAAAACTGTGTCTTCTTCCAGCTGCTCAGACAAGAGAAAAAACAGATATAAATGAAGAGCAGATGAAAGAGCTTATAGATGCAATAAAAGAAGATTTTGATTTTATAGTTATAGATTGTCCTGCAGGAATTGAACAGGGATTTAAAAATGCGATAGCCTCTGTTGATGAAGCAATAGTAGTAACAACTCCTGAAATTTCAGCAGTAAGAGACGCAGACAGAATAATAGGTCTTTTAGAAGCTAATGAAATAAAAAATATAAAACTTATAGTAAACAGACTTAGAATAGAAATGGTAAAGCAAGGTAATATGTTAAGTGTTCAGGATATTGTAGACATTCTTGCTGTAGAGGTTCTTGGGGTAATACCTGATGATGAGAGCATTGTAATTTCTACAAACAAAGGAGAACCTCTTGTTTACAGAGGAAAATCTCTTGCAGCTGAAGCGTATAAAAATATTGTTCAAAGAATTTTAGGAAAAGATGCTCCATTCCTTGAACTTGATACTAAAAAAAGTTTTATGTTAAAACTTAAAAATATTTTTGGAAATTAA
- a CDS encoding septum site-determining protein MinC, whose product MDMKDVVTLKVKRDRLKIYLDPETDFFQIKQNLLDKITEIKGFVGKVKTAVEFTERIISDEEEDELLKIIRENSDMEITYVFSNGETDPKMKAVLNSLKGEGKVKFYKGILRSGNLLEYDGSIIIFGDVNPGGIVKASDSVIVLGHLNGTVYAGVESGKDAFIGALYMNPIQLKIGDYIARNPNPQMENNKKSKKDSKFEIAYVNGENIFIENYNKDMLEVMLENNS is encoded by the coding sequence ATGGATATGAAAGATGTAGTTACATTAAAAGTAAAAAGAGACAGATTAAAAATATATCTTGATCCAGAAACAGATTTCTTTCAGATTAAACAGAATTTATTAGATAAAATTACAGAGATAAAAGGTTTTGTTGGAAAAGTAAAAACAGCTGTTGAATTTACAGAAAGAATTATCTCAGATGAAGAAGAAGATGAACTCTTAAAAATAATAAGAGAAAACAGTGATATGGAAATAACTTATGTATTTTCAAATGGGGAAACAGATCCTAAGATGAAAGCTGTTTTAAATTCTCTTAAGGGAGAAGGAAAAGTAAAATTCTATAAAGGAATACTAAGATCAGGAAATCTTTTAGAATATGATGGAAGCATTATTATTTTTGGAGATGTGAATCCTGGAGGAATAGTAAAAGCAAGTGATTCTGTAATTGTTTTAGGACATTTGAACGGAACAGTTTATGCAGGTGTTGAAAGTGGAAAAGATGCTTTTATAGGTGCTTTATATATGAATCCTATACAGCTTAAAATAGGAGATTATATAGCAAGAAACCCAAATCCTCAGATGGAAAATAATAAAAAGTCTAAAAAAGACAGTAAATTTGAGATAGCTTATGTAAATGGAGAAAATATATTTATAGAAAATTACAACAAAGATATGTTAGAGGTTATGCTTGAAAATAACAGTTAG
- a CDS encoding arsenate reductase family protein produces MKPLFVNYPKCTTCQKAKKWLEENNIDFESRHIVENNPTKEELKAWLTLSKQPIKKFFNTSGILYREMNLKEKVASESEDNLLSLLATNGMLVKRPILVTDDVVLIGFKAETWAEYFKK; encoded by the coding sequence ATGAAACCTTTATTTGTTAACTATCCTAAATGTACTACATGTCAAAAAGCTAAAAAATGGCTGGAGGAAAATAATATAGATTTTGAATCAAGACATATTGTTGAAAATAATCCTACAAAAGAAGAACTTAAAGCTTGGCTTACTCTTAGCAAACAACCTATAAAGAAATTTTTTAATACAAGTGGTATACTTTATCGTGAAATGAACTTAAAAGAAAAAGTTGCTTCAGAAAGCGAAGATAATCTTCTTTCTCTTTTAGCAACTAATGGCATGCTTGTAAAAAGACCTATTCTTGTTACAGATGATGTTGTTCTTATAGGCTTTAAAGCTGAAACATGGGCAGAATATTTTAAAAAATAA